In Pseudovibrio brasiliensis, the following are encoded in one genomic region:
- a CDS encoding ABC transporter ATP-binding protein, producing the protein MADVTLKGIVKDFGSTRIIHGVDLQIKDRELIVFVGPSGCGKSTLLRLIAGLEDITDGDMFIDGDLVNQRTPKERKIAMVFQSYALYPHMSVYENMAFGLELSKHSKEDIKEKVMEAARILELTPLLERKPKQLSGGQRQRVAIGRAIVRNPKVFLFDEPLSNLDAALRVQMRIEIAKLHQDMDATMVYVTHDQVEAMTLADRIVVLNAGRIEQVGSPLELYHRPRNKFVAGFIGSPKMNFIEAQVTGVAEDGVELSIIGSDPVKVAVDPTGLAVGDKVEFGIRPEHMGSGTEGELSGKVEVIEELGESHFLHVRLTDGSLITVQGRGDATAKAGESCKVKLDCNHAHVFGGDGFAISKLGTLGQQEKTSTLESA; encoded by the coding sequence ATGGCAGATGTAACACTTAAGGGTATCGTCAAGGACTTCGGGTCAACCCGCATCATCCACGGCGTTGATTTGCAGATCAAAGATCGTGAACTGATCGTGTTTGTCGGACCATCCGGCTGCGGTAAGTCGACTTTGCTGCGCCTGATCGCCGGACTTGAAGATATCACTGATGGTGACATGTTCATTGATGGAGACCTGGTGAACCAGCGCACTCCTAAGGAACGCAAGATTGCCATGGTGTTCCAGAGCTATGCTCTTTATCCGCACATGAGTGTTTATGAGAATATGGCGTTTGGCCTTGAGCTCTCCAAGCACTCCAAAGAGGATATCAAAGAGAAGGTGATGGAGGCGGCTCGTATTCTTGAGCTGACTCCGTTGCTGGAACGTAAGCCGAAGCAGCTTTCTGGTGGTCAACGCCAACGTGTGGCGATTGGCCGTGCGATTGTTCGTAATCCGAAGGTCTTCCTGTTCGATGAGCCGCTGTCTAACCTTGATGCGGCACTGCGCGTGCAGATGCGTATTGAGATTGCCAAGTTGCATCAGGACATGGACGCCACCATGGTGTACGTGACCCATGATCAGGTGGAGGCAATGACGCTTGCTGACAGGATTGTGGTGCTGAATGCTGGCCGTATTGAGCAGGTTGGAAGCCCGCTTGAGCTGTACCACCGCCCGCGCAACAAGTTTGTCGCTGGCTTCATCGGATCGCCGAAGATGAATTTCATCGAGGCGCAGGTGACTGGTGTTGCTGAGGATGGTGTTGAGCTGTCGATTATCGGCTCTGATCCTGTGAAGGTTGCTGTTGATCCGACTGGCCTTGCTGTTGGCGATAAGGTTGAGTTTGGTATTCGCCCTGAGCACATGGGAAGTGGAACTGAGGGCGAGCTTTCCGGTAAGGTCGAGGTTATTGAGGAGCTTGGTGAAAGCCACTTCCTGCATGTGCGTTTGACTGACGGCTCTTTGATCACCGTTCAGGGCAGGGGGGATGCCACTGCGAAGGCTGGTGAGAGTTGTAAAGTGAAGCTGGATTGCAACCATGCGCATGTGTTTGGTGGCGATGGATTCGCGATTTCTAAACTGGGTACGTTAGGCCAGCAAGAAAAGACCTCAACTTTAGAGAGCGCCTGA
- a CDS encoding ABC transporter ATP-binding protein produces MPTPVFIAENTTKTYVTNEVEVHALRGVSMTLFEGEMVVLLGPSGSGKSTFLNILGGLDNATSGTVSFMGKNLTDFSESELTRYRRDYVGFVFQFYNLIPSLNAWENVALTTEIAKNPMDPQEALELVGLGKRSSHFPAEMSGGEQQRVAIARAIAKRPEVLLCDEPTGALDTKTGTLVLEALQRINKELGTTTAIITHNTAIQQMANRVYVFKDGAIESTHENETPKQPSEVAW; encoded by the coding sequence ATGCCAACGCCAGTATTCATCGCTGAAAACACCACCAAAACCTATGTCACCAACGAGGTTGAGGTGCACGCACTTCGCGGTGTCTCCATGACACTCTTTGAAGGCGAAATGGTTGTGCTGCTCGGACCATCGGGCTCCGGCAAATCCACCTTCCTGAACATTCTCGGCGGGCTCGACAATGCCACCTCCGGTACAGTCTCGTTCATGGGCAAGAACCTCACCGATTTCAGCGAAAGCGAACTGACCCGCTACCGGCGCGATTACGTTGGCTTCGTCTTCCAGTTCTACAACCTCATTCCCAGCCTCAACGCATGGGAGAACGTAGCTCTGACAACAGAGATCGCCAAAAACCCGATGGACCCGCAAGAGGCGTTGGAACTGGTCGGCCTCGGCAAACGCTCCTCTCACTTCCCGGCAGAAATGTCCGGCGGTGAGCAGCAGCGCGTCGCCATCGCCCGCGCCATCGCCAAGCGACCGGAAGTTCTGCTTTGTGATGAGCCCACCGGCGCACTGGATACCAAAACCGGCACATTGGTGCTGGAAGCGTTGCAGCGCATCAACAAAGAGCTGGGCACCACAACAGCCATCATCACGCACAACACAGCCATCCAGCAAATGGCAAACCGCGTCTACGTCTTCAAAGACGGTGCCATTGAGAGCACGCACGAAAATGAGACGCCCAAGCAGCCGTCGGAGGTTGCATGGTAG
- a CDS encoding substrate-binding domain-containing protein, whose protein sequence is MNLKTLANHLGLSQTTVSRALNGYSDVSLATRNRVAEAAKTYGYRPNVNARRLATGRSSVIGIAFPTDMNMFLDPHFIEFLTGLSEKASELDYDIMISSSQSEEVDVYRRFAEKGTVDLVILSNVDLSEERIRLLQDLNMPFIVHGRTATCDSYSYIDIDNYGVFHEPAKMLLEMGHDKIAILNGHPNRVYAIDRFNGWQDALKERGVTPNPDYVRAGAMSEENGYTFAMEILQLEDRPTALLCSSVVMAKGTYRACNELGIKIGSEVSIVAHDDNVPLAQAADMDPPLTVTRSPLRDAGREIAIMAMNYLKGTDIKELQCLWHPELIFRKSVGAPPRSST, encoded by the coding sequence ATGAATCTTAAGACGTTAGCCAATCATCTCGGTCTTTCACAAACCACAGTCAGCAGAGCCCTCAACGGGTATTCTGATGTGTCGCTCGCCACCCGAAACCGGGTCGCTGAAGCCGCGAAGACCTATGGCTATCGTCCCAATGTCAACGCACGCCGTCTGGCAACAGGCCGCTCCAGCGTGATCGGCATCGCCTTCCCCACTGACATGAACATGTTTCTCGATCCGCACTTCATCGAGTTTCTGACAGGTCTTTCAGAAAAGGCATCCGAGCTGGACTATGACATCATGATCTCCTCCTCTCAGAGCGAGGAAGTGGACGTCTACCGCCGCTTTGCAGAAAAGGGCACTGTTGATCTGGTGATCCTGTCCAACGTGGACCTCAGCGAAGAGCGGATCCGTCTTTTGCAAGACCTCAACATGCCATTCATCGTGCATGGCCGAACCGCCACTTGCGACAGCTACTCATATATCGACATTGATAACTATGGTGTCTTCCATGAGCCAGCAAAGATGCTGCTGGAGATGGGCCACGATAAGATCGCAATCCTCAACGGTCATCCAAACCGCGTCTACGCCATCGACCGCTTCAATGGCTGGCAGGATGCACTGAAAGAACGAGGCGTTACGCCAAACCCGGACTACGTGCGCGCTGGCGCCATGTCTGAGGAGAACGGCTACACCTTCGCCATGGAGATCCTGCAGCTGGAAGATCGCCCAACCGCCCTGCTCTGCTCAAGCGTGGTCATGGCAAAAGGCACCTACAGAGCCTGCAACGAACTTGGCATCAAGATCGGCTCAGAAGTCTCCATCGTTGCGCACGATGATAACGTGCCTCTTGCACAAGCAGCGGACATGGACCCGCCATTGACGGTCACCCGCTCCCCTCTGCGCGATGCAGGCCGCGAGATCGCGATCATGGCGATGAACTACCTCAAAGGCACAGACATCAAAGAGCTGCAATGCCTCTGGCATCCGGAGCTTATTTTCCGCAAATCTGTAGGCGCTCCGCCACGCAGCAGCACCTGA
- a CDS encoding carbohydrate ABC transporter permease has translation MNRQIKTFVFYALVVGVVLFSVFPFYYAIITSFRSGQELFNPSVFPTSFSIGNYFSIFKEQPFGLNILNSVIVATSVVILSLIIAVTASYALARIHFRGRGLLLMTILSVSMFPQVAILSGMYELIRSMGLYNSLPGLIIPNTVLTLPFTVWVLTTFMKELPKELEEAAVVDGASPLTIVRRIFLPLMWPAMVTTGLLAFIGAWNEFLFALTFTLSNEVRTVPVAIALMSGATEYELPWGNIMAASVLVTVPIVVLVLVFQRKIVAGLTAGAVKG, from the coding sequence ATGAACCGTCAAATTAAAACCTTTGTGTTCTATGCGCTGGTTGTTGGAGTTGTTCTCTTCTCTGTCTTTCCGTTCTACTACGCGATCATAACCAGTTTCAGAAGTGGGCAGGAGCTGTTTAATCCGTCTGTGTTCCCGACCAGCTTCAGCATTGGCAATTACTTCTCAATCTTTAAAGAGCAGCCGTTTGGTCTGAACATTCTGAACTCGGTGATCGTGGCGACGTCTGTTGTGATCCTGTCGCTGATCATCGCGGTGACTGCATCTTATGCGCTGGCTCGCATCCACTTCCGTGGTCGTGGCCTGTTGCTGATGACGATCCTGTCTGTCTCTATGTTCCCGCAGGTGGCAATCCTTTCCGGCATGTATGAGCTGATCCGCTCCATGGGACTTTACAATTCTCTGCCGGGTTTGATTATCCCGAACACAGTGCTGACGCTGCCGTTTACCGTGTGGGTGCTGACTACCTTCATGAAGGAACTGCCGAAGGAACTTGAAGAAGCTGCTGTTGTTGACGGTGCTTCTCCGCTGACCATTGTGCGCCGGATCTTCCTGCCGCTGATGTGGCCTGCGATGGTGACCACTGGTCTGCTTGCTTTCATCGGTGCGTGGAACGAGTTCCTGTTCGCGCTCACCTTTACCCTATCCAACGAAGTTCGCACCGTGCCTGTGGCGATTGCCCTGATGTCCGGCGCAACTGAATACGAGCTGCCATGGGGCAACATCATGGCTGCTTCTGTGCTAGTGACCGTCCCGATCGTGGTCCTAGTCCTGGTGTTTCAACGAAAAATCGTCGCTGGTCTTACTGCTGGTGCGGTTAAAGGATAA
- a CDS encoding carbohydrate ABC transporter permease translates to MTLALQQDGSATRKVKRSNLSSARLRAAWLFLTPMMIALAAVAGWPLLRTIWLGFTDANLIDLSESQFIGFENYLAFYDGEAYGVLVDAEWWNAVWNTLWFSVISVGLETLFGLIIALILNAEFKGRGLVRAAVLIPWAIPTIVSAKMWGWMLHDQFGVINEILLGVGIISEPVAWTADPSTAMWAVIMVDVWKTTPFMALLTLAALQMLPGDIYEAARVDGINPIRVFFKVTLPLIRPAIIVAVIFRSLDALRVFDLIYVLTSSSTSTMSMSVYARQQLVDFQEVGYGSAAATLLFIVIALLTTITVVAGGLKSGEGDQA, encoded by the coding sequence ATGACCCTTGCTCTGCAGCAGGATGGTTCTGCCACTCGTAAGGTTAAACGCTCTAATCTGAGTTCTGCCAGATTGCGTGCCGCGTGGCTTTTTCTCACCCCCATGATGATCGCATTGGCCGCTGTTGCTGGCTGGCCGCTGCTCCGCACCATCTGGTTGGGTTTTACCGACGCAAACCTCATAGATCTCAGTGAATCCCAGTTCATCGGCTTTGAGAATTACCTCGCTTTTTATGATGGGGAAGCTTACGGCGTTCTTGTTGATGCCGAGTGGTGGAATGCGGTTTGGAATACACTCTGGTTCTCTGTCATTTCTGTTGGTCTTGAAACCCTGTTTGGGCTCATCATTGCGCTGATCCTGAATGCGGAATTCAAGGGACGCGGCCTTGTGCGTGCTGCTGTTCTGATCCCATGGGCGATCCCAACAATTGTCTCCGCCAAGATGTGGGGCTGGATGCTTCATGATCAGTTTGGCGTGATCAACGAAATTCTTCTTGGTGTTGGCATTATATCCGAACCAGTCGCCTGGACGGCTGATCCTTCCACCGCGATGTGGGCTGTGATCATGGTGGATGTGTGGAAGACAACGCCGTTTATGGCTCTGCTGACTCTGGCTGCGCTTCAGATGCTTCCAGGTGATATCTATGAAGCGGCGCGCGTGGACGGCATCAATCCGATCCGTGTTTTCTTCAAAGTGACGTTGCCGCTGATCCGTCCAGCGATCATTGTTGCGGTGATTTTCCGTAGTCTTGATGCTCTGCGCGTGTTTGACCTGATTTATGTGCTGACATCCAGCTCCACGTCGACAATGTCCATGTCTGTCTATGCAAGGCAGCAACTGGTTGACTTCCAAGAGGTTGGCTACGGCTCTGCGGCTGCAACGCTGCTGTTCATTGTGATTGCCTTGTTGACGACCATTACTGTGGTGGCAGGCGGATTGAAATCCGGTGAAGGAGATCAGGCATGA
- a CDS encoding ABC transporter permease: MVALPVLDRKVIRDLKRLWAQVLAIALVMACGVMTLILAQGAYRSLSETQKTYYDQYRFGHIFAQAVRAPDHLKDRIAAIDGVAAVEMRIVRSAILDIPQMAEPAAGIALSLPSGRKPAVNRLYLRAGRLPEGSRTNEVALDSRFAKAHGLNPGDTFSATLNGKKLNLEITGIILSPEFIYALGPGDLVPDDRRFAVFFMAQSAMEGLFDMKNAANDISLRLLRGACTPCVLEKLDRLLKPYGGTGAYKRKDQQSHAFLDAELTQLSAMAKVLPPIFLLVSAFLVNMILSRLIALEREQIGLLKACGYSSWSVAGHYAKLVSIVAFLGVGIGSIAGNYMGRLMTQMYAQYFSFPFLVFDESPDLYLIAAVISLAAALGGAFSSIMKAARLPPAVAMRPPAPPRFRSFLSLKSRRVRILSQLSTMGLRHLMHNPVRSLLTSLGVSFSLALLVSALFLTNSMDHMINVAFNKAETADARLTLADDKAPSVLDDILRLPGVLTAEAYRQEPVILRFGPKEKRVAITGRPTNANLSRILDLDERAIQMPQTGLMLPTHLANQLGVKPGEMVTVELTKHNSVERQVRVSGTVTSYMGISASMHIDALNALVPTGPRISDLAINIDRTRLDDLYDAVKETPGLGGIAMQMLSREKFRELMDQSFTSMLVAYITIAVIVAFGVVYNAARIQLSERGRELASLRVIGFSKQEVFHVILVEMAMIVLLAQPMGWLIGYGMAAGMIQGFASDLFRVPLVVLPSTYAIASFVILTAALACALIVRRRVGKLDLIKTLKTRE, translated from the coding sequence ATGGTAGCTCTGCCCGTCCTTGACCGGAAAGTCATCCGCGACTTGAAACGCCTTTGGGCGCAAGTGCTCGCGATTGCTTTGGTCATGGCCTGCGGAGTGATGACGCTGATCCTCGCACAAGGAGCCTATCGCTCTCTCAGCGAAACGCAGAAAACCTATTACGATCAGTACCGCTTCGGCCACATCTTCGCGCAGGCCGTCCGCGCACCCGATCACCTGAAAGACCGCATTGCAGCCATCGATGGCGTAGCAGCCGTCGAAATGCGCATCGTTCGCTCCGCCATTCTCGACATCCCGCAGATGGCAGAACCCGCTGCCGGTATTGCCCTTTCCCTGCCCTCCGGCAGAAAGCCAGCCGTCAACCGCCTCTACCTGAGAGCAGGCCGCTTGCCGGAAGGCTCCCGTACCAACGAAGTCGCCCTCGACTCACGTTTTGCCAAAGCACATGGCCTCAACCCCGGAGACACGTTCAGCGCCACCTTAAACGGCAAGAAGCTCAACCTCGAAATCACCGGCATCATCCTTTCCCCCGAGTTCATCTACGCCCTCGGCCCCGGAGATCTCGTCCCCGACGACCGCCGCTTCGCCGTCTTCTTCATGGCCCAATCCGCCATGGAAGGCCTGTTCGACATGAAGAACGCGGCCAACGACATCTCCCTGAGGCTGCTCAGAGGAGCCTGCACCCCCTGCGTACTGGAGAAACTCGACCGCCTGCTCAAACCCTACGGCGGCACGGGAGCATACAAACGCAAAGACCAGCAATCCCACGCGTTTCTGGATGCAGAACTCACCCAGCTTTCCGCCATGGCGAAGGTGCTCCCTCCCATATTCCTGCTGGTCTCCGCTTTTCTGGTCAACATGATCCTGTCTCGCCTGATCGCTCTGGAACGCGAGCAAATCGGCCTGCTGAAAGCCTGCGGATACTCCTCATGGTCTGTTGCAGGTCACTACGCCAAACTGGTTTCCATCGTCGCATTCCTCGGCGTTGGCATAGGCTCCATTGCAGGCAACTACATGGGCCGTCTGATGACACAGATGTATGCCCAATATTTCTCGTTCCCTTTCCTCGTCTTCGATGAAAGTCCGGATCTGTATCTCATCGCAGCCGTCATCTCACTGGCCGCAGCCCTGGGTGGTGCGTTCTCCTCCATCATGAAAGCCGCCCGCCTACCGCCCGCAGTCGCTATGCGCCCACCAGCACCGCCACGGTTCCGCAGTTTCCTCTCGCTCAAGTCCAGACGTGTGCGCATCCTTTCCCAGCTCAGCACAATGGGCCTGCGCCATCTCATGCACAATCCGGTGCGCAGCTTGCTCACCAGCCTTGGCGTCTCCTTCTCATTGGCCCTGCTCGTCTCTGCATTGTTCCTGACCAACTCCATGGACCACATGATCAACGTGGCCTTCAACAAAGCAGAAACCGCAGATGCACGCCTGACACTCGCCGACGACAAAGCCCCTAGCGTGCTAGATGACATCCTGCGCCTACCCGGCGTACTCACCGCAGAAGCCTATAGACAAGAGCCCGTCATCCTGCGCTTTGGTCCCAAAGAGAAGCGCGTCGCGATCACAGGCCGCCCAACCAACGCCAATCTCTCCCGCATTTTGGACCTTGATGAACGTGCCATCCAGATGCCCCAAACCGGCCTCATGCTGCCAACCCATCTCGCCAACCAGTTGGGCGTAAAGCCGGGTGAGATGGTCACCGTAGAGCTCACCAAACACAACTCCGTTGAACGTCAGGTTCGCGTTTCCGGCACCGTCACAAGCTACATGGGCATCTCCGCCTCCATGCACATCGACGCGCTGAACGCCCTCGTCCCAACAGGCCCGCGCATCTCTGATCTGGCCATCAACATCGACCGCACACGGCTGGATGACCTTTACGACGCCGTGAAGGAAACGCCCGGCCTTGGTGGCATCGCCATGCAGATGCTCTCTCGCGAGAAATTCCGTGAGCTCATGGACCAAAGCTTCACCTCCATGCTGGTGGCCTATATCACCATCGCCGTCATCGTAGCCTTTGGCGTGGTCTACAACGCCGCCCGCATCCAGTTGTCAGAGCGGGGCCGCGAACTGGCCAGTCTGCGTGTCATCGGCTTCTCCAAACAGGAAGTCTTCCATGTCATTCTAGTGGAAATGGCCATGATCGTCCTGCTGGCACAGCCCATGGGGTGGCTCATCGGCTATGGCATGGCAGCGGGCATGATACAGGGCTTCGCCAGCGATCTCTTCCGCGTACCGCTTGTGGTGCTGCCAAGCACCTATGCCATCGCCAGTTTTGTCATTCTCACAGCCGCACTGGCCTGTGCGCTTATCGTGCGCCGCCGTGTGGGCAAACTTGATCTCATCAAAACCTTAAAAACGAGGGAATAG
- a CDS encoding alpha-glucosidase family protein, producing the protein MNLSTPINENTSHRVLANDPDWWRGAVIYQIYPRSFADSNGDGIGDLPGITEKLDYISDLGADAIWISPFMKSPMDDFGYDVSDYEDVDPMFGSLDDFKELIAKAHGKGIRILIDLVISHTSDQHEWFVESRSNKTNSKSDWYVWADPKADGSPPNNWLSIFGGSAWQWDSRRCQYYLHNFLRSQPDLNFHCEEVQQAVLDAARFWLKLGVDGFRLDTVNFYVHDKQLRDNPPYPDPDSLADVTGVNPYAFQDHKFDKSQPENLKFLERLREVMNEFPNTTTVGEIGAGHEASEIMKQYTSGDGRLHMAYSFDLLSNTPTAKYVRERVTNLQNIVTAGWPSWAMSNHDVKRMGSRLPEGVDPQVATPALLALSASLRGSPCIYQGEELGFKEADVAFEDLQDPYGIEFWPEYKGRDGCRTPIAWSKDGGFTSGKPWLPMAPDHLDHSAEAQVGDETSPMRRTAKYLHWRKDQKVLQKGSLDFVDLGEDVLAFEREHEGEKVLCIFNLTNDDMRVALGAYSSAALLEGHGFSAEMDGEALNLPAWQVAYLQISKN; encoded by the coding sequence ATGAACCTCTCTACCCCAATAAACGAAAACACAAGCCATCGAGTTCTGGCGAACGATCCGGATTGGTGGCGGGGCGCAGTCATTTATCAAATCTATCCGCGGTCCTTCGCTGATAGCAACGGTGATGGCATTGGTGACCTTCCAGGAATTACCGAGAAGCTGGATTACATCTCTGATCTTGGTGCCGATGCGATCTGGATTTCGCCTTTCATGAAGTCGCCGATGGATGACTTTGGCTATGACGTTTCTGATTATGAAGACGTTGATCCAATGTTCGGCTCTCTGGACGACTTTAAAGAGTTGATTGCCAAAGCGCATGGCAAAGGCATTCGTATCCTGATTGACCTTGTGATCTCGCACACCTCTGATCAGCATGAATGGTTTGTTGAAAGCCGCAGCAATAAAACCAACAGCAAGTCTGATTGGTACGTGTGGGCTGATCCAAAAGCTGATGGATCTCCGCCAAACAACTGGCTGTCCATCTTTGGTGGTTCTGCATGGCAGTGGGATAGCCGTCGTTGTCAGTACTACCTGCATAACTTCCTTCGCTCCCAGCCGGATCTGAACTTCCATTGCGAAGAAGTCCAGCAGGCTGTTCTGGATGCTGCGCGCTTCTGGCTGAAGCTGGGTGTCGACGGGTTCCGTCTTGATACCGTGAACTTTTACGTCCACGACAAGCAGCTGCGTGACAACCCTCCTTATCCGGATCCAGATAGTCTTGCGGACGTGACTGGTGTGAATCCATATGCGTTCCAGGACCACAAGTTCGATAAGTCTCAGCCTGAGAACCTGAAGTTCCTAGAGCGTCTGCGTGAGGTGATGAACGAGTTCCCGAACACCACCACAGTTGGTGAGATCGGTGCGGGGCACGAAGCCAGCGAGATCATGAAGCAGTACACCTCAGGTGATGGCCGTCTGCATATGGCTTACAGCTTCGATCTGCTTTCCAATACGCCAACTGCGAAATATGTGCGTGAGCGTGTGACCAACCTGCAGAACATCGTGACTGCGGGCTGGCCTAGCTGGGCGATGTCCAACCACGATGTGAAGCGTATGGGTTCTCGTTTGCCAGAGGGTGTTGATCCTCAGGTGGCAACACCGGCTCTGCTGGCTCTGAGTGCGTCACTGCGTGGTAGCCCTTGCATCTATCAGGGTGAGGAGCTTGGCTTCAAAGAGGCCGATGTTGCTTTTGAAGATCTGCAGGATCCGTATGGCATTGAGTTCTGGCCTGAATATAAGGGTCGTGATGGTTGCCGTACGCCGATTGCCTGGTCCAAGGATGGTGGTTTCACCTCTGGCAAGCCTTGGCTGCCAATGGCGCCGGATCATCTGGATCACAGTGCTGAAGCTCAGGTGGGCGATGAGACTTCTCCAATGCGCCGGACTGCGAAGTACCTGCATTGGCGCAAGGACCAGAAGGTTCTGCAGAAGGGCTCTCTGGACTTTGTTGATCTGGGTGAAGATGTGCTGGCGTTTGAGCGTGAGCATGAAGGTGAGAAAGTTCTCTGCATCTTTAACCTGACAAATGATGATATGCGTGTTGCTCTGGGAGCTTACAGCTCTGCTGCGTTGCTGGAGGGGCATGGATTTAGTGCGGAAATGGACGGCGAGGCACTCAACCTGCCTGCATGGCAAGTGGCTTACTTGCAAATCTCAAAGAACTAA
- a CDS encoding ABC transporter substrate-binding protein, which translates to MGIRRTLLGSAVALAGMAGVAGYAMAAEVTVVCGSVGQGAKLCKGAATEWAKETGNTVKFFAAPASSTEQLALYQQILSSGSSDIDVFQIDVIWPGILGSHLIDLKPYSNGAEDMHFQPIVANNTYKGKLVAMPWYTDAGLLFYRKDLLEKHGEKAPETWGDLTASAKKIQDAERAAGNSKMWGFVYQAKAYEGLTCDALEWVDSFGGGDVVNADGDITINNEKAVKALKLAASWTGSIAPAGVLSYQEEDARGVFQSGNAVFMRNWPYAWSLGQADDSPIKGKIGVMALPKGGEEGKQTGTLGGWQLAVSKYSKAPEAAASLVMHLTSKKSQKQRAIEGSYNPTIADLYTDADVLAASPFMGQLKDTFTNAVARPSRATGSNYNKVSNAFYNAVHDVLSGKTEAEASLAKLEKNLKRIKRKGW; encoded by the coding sequence ATGGGTATCCGTCGTACATTATTAGGTTCTGCTGTTGCACTTGCTGGTATGGCTGGCGTTGCGGGTTATGCAATGGCTGCTGAAGTTACCGTGGTATGCGGTAGCGTTGGTCAGGGTGCTAAGCTCTGTAAAGGCGCTGCAACTGAGTGGGCCAAGGAAACCGGCAACACCGTCAAGTTCTTCGCTGCACCTGCATCTTCTACCGAGCAGCTGGCCCTTTACCAGCAGATCCTGAGCTCTGGTTCCTCCGATATCGACGTCTTCCAGATTGATGTTATCTGGCCTGGTATTCTTGGAAGTCACCTGATCGATCTGAAGCCATACTCTAATGGCGCGGAAGACATGCACTTCCAGCCAATCGTTGCGAACAACACCTACAAAGGCAAGCTGGTTGCTATGCCTTGGTACACCGATGCTGGCCTGCTGTTCTACCGCAAAGACCTGCTTGAAAAGCACGGTGAAAAAGCTCCTGAAACCTGGGGTGATCTGACCGCAAGTGCGAAGAAGATCCAGGATGCTGAGCGTGCGGCTGGCAACAGCAAAATGTGGGGCTTTGTGTACCAGGCAAAGGCTTATGAAGGCCTGACCTGTGACGCGCTTGAGTGGGTTGACAGCTTCGGCGGCGGTGATGTTGTGAACGCCGATGGCGATATCACCATCAACAACGAAAAAGCTGTAAAAGCTCTTAAACTGGCAGCAAGCTGGACCGGTTCAATCGCACCTGCAGGTGTTCTTTCCTATCAGGAAGAAGATGCACGTGGTGTATTCCAGTCTGGTAATGCGGTGTTCATGCGTAACTGGCCTTATGCATGGTCTCTTGGTCAGGCTGATGACTCCCCGATCAAAGGCAAGATCGGTGTGATGGCTCTGCCTAAAGGTGGAGAAGAGGGAAAGCAGACCGGTACTCTTGGCGGCTGGCAGCTTGCTGTTTCCAAATACTCCAAAGCACCTGAAGCAGCTGCAAGCCTTGTTATGCACCTGACCAGCAAGAAGAGCCAGAAGCAGCGCGCTATCGAAGGTTCTTACAACCCAACCATTGCTGATCTGTACACCGATGCAGACGTGCTGGCAGCAAGCCCATTCATGGGTCAGCTGAAAGACACCTTCACCAACGCCGTGGCACGTCCATCCCGTGCAACTGGCTCTAACTACAACAAAGTTTCCAACGCATTCTACAATGCAGTGCATGATGTGCTTTCCGGTAAAACCGAAGCAGAAGCATCCCTTGCGAAACTTGAAAAGAACCTGAAACGCATCAAGCGTAAAGGCTGGTAA